Proteins co-encoded in one Cellulosilyticum sp. I15G10I2 genomic window:
- the accB gene encoding acetyl-CoA carboxylase biotin carboxyl carrier protein codes for MDIEIIKQLVNEFKEADLTKLSLKCDTFEINLEKEKEIVQIASSQVVQPAMNYPTIAINNESDNVVIKKEDCSEKKQITSPMVGTFYASSTPGGAPFVTVGSKIKKGDVICIIEAMKLMNEVEAEVDGEIVEVLVKNEQMVEYAQPLFVIK; via the coding sequence ATGGATATTGAAATTATTAAACAATTAGTTAATGAGTTTAAAGAAGCTGATCTTACGAAGTTATCGCTCAAATGTGACACATTTGAGATTAACCTTGAAAAAGAAAAAGAGATCGTTCAAATAGCCAGCTCCCAAGTCGTTCAACCAGCTATGAATTATCCAACTATTGCTATTAATAACGAAAGTGACAATGTTGTTATTAAAAAAGAAGATTGCTCAGAAAAAAAACAAATTACTTCACCGATGGTAGGGACTTTTTATGCATCAAGTACTCCTGGGGGAGCACCGTTTGTAACAGTAGGTTCTAAAATTAAAAAAGGTGACGTGATTTGTATTATAGAAGCTATGAAACTTATGAATGAAGTGGAAGCCGAAGTAGACGGCGAAATAGTAGAAGTATTAGTAAAAAATGAACAAATGGTAGAGTATGCTCAGCCATTATTTGTGATTAAATAA
- a CDS encoding beta-ketoacyl-ACP synthase III, protein MYGVKISGLGKAVPELEVSNDDIAKFIDTSDEWIESRTGIKSRHISTGETTTDLAASAAQHALTDSGLNADAIDLVIVATVTPDYTMPSTACCVAQRLGIKNATCFDLAAACSGFIFASEVAVSLIHQGNYKHALVIGAEVLSKTVDWEDRNTCVLFADGAGAAVYARSNENKVIKILTASDGDGSDLITLPSLTEPNKFNETQNTQKYMQMNGREVYKFATTAVPQNIQNVLADTGYTPQDIDLFILHQANARIMDSVAKKLDVDNEKFFKNLHKYGNTSAASIPIALADAKEKLKPGDKIILSGFGAGLTWGSMFIVWE, encoded by the coding sequence ATGTATGGAGTAAAAATAAGTGGCCTAGGTAAAGCAGTGCCAGAACTTGAAGTATCTAATGATGATATCGCTAAATTTATTGATACATCAGATGAGTGGATTGAATCGCGAACAGGCATAAAATCCAGACATATCTCAACAGGAGAAACCACAACTGACTTAGCAGCCTCAGCTGCACAGCATGCGCTTACAGACAGCGGCCTAAATGCTGATGCAATAGATTTAGTTATTGTTGCAACAGTAACCCCAGATTATACAATGCCAAGCACAGCTTGTTGTGTAGCACAAAGACTAGGTATTAAAAATGCCACTTGTTTTGACCTTGCAGCAGCATGCAGTGGTTTTATCTTTGCCTCAGAAGTCGCAGTAAGTCTTATTCATCAAGGCAATTATAAGCATGCACTAGTAATAGGTGCAGAAGTGCTCAGTAAGACTGTTGACTGGGAAGATAGAAATACCTGTGTGCTTTTTGCAGATGGCGCAGGTGCTGCTGTTTATGCAAGATCAAATGAAAATAAAGTGATTAAGATTTTAACAGCTAGCGATGGGGACGGAAGCGACCTTATTACACTGCCAAGTCTAACTGAGCCTAATAAGTTTAATGAGACACAAAATACTCAAAAGTATATGCAGATGAATGGCAGAGAAGTTTATAAATTTGCAACAACAGCTGTTCCACAGAATATACAAAATGTTTTAGCTGATACCGGTTATACGCCGCAAGATATAGATTTGTTCATTTTACATCAAGCAAATGCTAGGATCATGGATAGTGTAGCGAAAAAACTAGATGTAGATAATGAGAAATTTTTTAAGAATTTACACAAGTATGGTAATACCTCAGCCGCTAGTATTCCAATAGCGCTTGCTGATGCAAAAGAAAAGCTAAAGCCCGGAGACAAGATTATTTTATCAGGTTTCGGAGCAGGACTCACATGGGGCAGTATGTTTATTGTATGGGAATAA
- a CDS encoding NAD(P)H-dependent flavin oxidoreductase: protein MSSKKLNIGHLMPSFPVIQGGMGIGISLSSLAGHVAKCGGIGILSGVQIGFRESDFIANTLGANLRALEKEIANARTIAPNGIIGVNLMVAMKNYAELVKKAVSCKIDLIISGAGLPLDLPGLVQGSSTQIAPIVSSGKAASVICRMWDKRYQYAPDCIVVEGPLAGGHLGFSPDDVSKEENVLDIVNDVKKIASEYEAKYHKSIPVIAAGGIYTGEDVAHALANGADGVQMGTRFVTTYECDAPLIYKEAYMNARKEDIGIIKSPVGMPGRAILNGFIKNPPGNDSCLYDCIHKCGIVDIPYCISSALIAAATGDTENALLFCGSNAYKATHLEHVKDVFKEIEAALA, encoded by the coding sequence ATGTCTTCTAAAAAATTAAACATCGGACATCTAATGCCGTCTTTTCCTGTCATTCAAGGAGGTATGGGAATTGGTATTTCTCTTAGCTCTCTTGCTGGCCATGTGGCAAAATGTGGTGGGATCGGCATTCTTTCTGGCGTACAAATAGGCTTTAGAGAATCTGATTTTATAGCTAATACATTGGGCGCTAACTTAAGAGCTCTTGAGAAAGAAATTGCAAATGCGCGTACAATAGCTCCAAATGGTATTATAGGTGTCAACTTAATGGTAGCTATGAAAAATTATGCTGAACTTGTCAAAAAAGCTGTAAGCTGTAAAATTGACCTTATTATATCTGGTGCAGGTCTTCCTTTAGACCTACCTGGGCTTGTACAAGGAAGTTCTACACAAATTGCCCCTATTGTATCTTCTGGAAAAGCTGCTAGCGTCATTTGTCGCATGTGGGATAAGAGGTATCAGTATGCACCTGATTGTATCGTAGTTGAAGGGCCTCTTGCTGGTGGACATCTCGGCTTTTCACCTGATGATGTTTCTAAGGAAGAAAATGTACTTGATATTGTAAATGATGTTAAAAAAATAGCTTCTGAATATGAAGCAAAATATCATAAATCAATTCCTGTTATCGCAGCTGGAGGTATTTATACAGGTGAAGATGTAGCCCATGCTCTTGCAAATGGTGCTGATGGTGTGCAAATGGGAACGCGTTTTGTCACCACTTATGAATGTGATGCCCCTCTTATTTATAAGGAAGCTTATATGAATGCCCGTAAAGAGGATATAGGTATTATAAAAAGTCCTGTGGGTATGCCTGGCCGAGCCATTCTTAATGGTTTTATTAAAAATCCCCCAGGAAATGACAGCTGTCTATATGATTGTATCCATAAATGTGGTATAGTAGACATTCCTTATTGCATATCTAGTGCACTTATAGCTGCTGCCACAGGGGATACCGAGAATGCCCTTTTGTTCTGTGGCAGTAATGCTTATAAGGCGACTCATCTAGAACATGTAAAAGATGTTTTCAAAGAAATAGAAGCAGCGCTTGCTTAA
- the fabD gene encoding ACP S-malonyltransferase: MKTAILFPGQGAQSIGMGKNLYDNYSESKRIFDAAADILDWDIKEVCFEDSQGIINQTRYTQAALFTTNVAAYEALKAKGFKADAVLGFSLGEYSAIMAGGALGFEETLKLVEKRAGYMETCAKAHPGGMVAVIGLEIDKIDEVCKKVTKEIGPAEIANDNCPGQVTLSGTKEALEAAMPYLKEAGAKRVLPLQVSGAFHSSLMKDAADALQAEIEHITFNEVNIPIISNVTADYMNKNQIIANIPLQVVKGVRFRESILHLIGEGFDTFIEVGPKRTLCNLVKKISGDVRVLNVEDQASLENVIEIIGGKVC; the protein is encoded by the coding sequence GTGAAAACAGCGATATTATTTCCCGGGCAAGGCGCTCAAAGTATAGGGATGGGCAAGAACTTATATGATAATTATAGTGAAAGTAAAAGAATATTCGATGCGGCAGCTGATATTTTAGATTGGGATATAAAAGAAGTTTGCTTCGAAGATTCGCAAGGAATTATTAATCAAACCCGTTATACACAAGCTGCACTTTTTACCACGAATGTAGCTGCTTATGAAGCTTTGAAAGCTAAAGGGTTTAAGGCAGATGCAGTACTTGGATTTAGCCTAGGGGAATACAGTGCTATTATGGCAGGTGGCGCCCTAGGTTTTGAAGAAACTTTGAAATTAGTTGAAAAAAGAGCAGGCTATATGGAGACATGTGCAAAAGCACATCCAGGTGGTATGGTAGCTGTGATTGGACTTGAAATAGATAAAATAGATGAAGTGTGCAAGAAGGTTACAAAAGAAATAGGGCCGGCAGAAATTGCTAATGATAATTGTCCAGGGCAAGTTACATTATCTGGAACAAAAGAAGCACTAGAGGCAGCTATGCCATATCTTAAAGAGGCAGGGGCTAAAAGGGTATTGCCTCTTCAAGTAAGCGGCGCTTTTCATAGCTCGCTGATGAAAGATGCTGCGGATGCACTGCAGGCAGAGATTGAACATATCACTTTTAATGAAGTGAATATACCTATTATAAGCAATGTAACGGCAGATTACATGAACAAGAATCAGATAATTGCTAATATTCCTTTGCAAGTAGTAAAAGGGGTTCGGTTTAGAGAAAGTATTCTGCATTTAATAGGTGAAGGATTTGATACATTTATAGAAGTGGGTCCTAAACGCACACTCTGTAATTTGGTTAAGAAAATATCTGGTGATGTTAGGGTGTTAAATGTAGAAGATCAAGCTTCTCTTGAAAATGTAATAGAGATTATAGGAGGCAAAGTATGCTAA
- the acpP gene encoding acyl carrier protein — translation MVFEKLQAIVADKLGIEESEVKMESTFRDDLGADSLDLFEIVMAIEEEFGISISNEDVEQIQTAGDAVNYITERQ, via the coding sequence ATGGTATTTGAAAAATTACAAGCAATCGTAGCAGACAAATTAGGTATTGAAGAATCAGAAGTTAAAATGGAGTCAACATTTCGTGATGATTTAGGTGCAGATTCACTGGATCTTTTTGAAATCGTTATGGCAATTGAAGAAGAATTTGGCATCTCAATTTCAAATGAGGATGTAGAGCAAATTCAAACAGCTGGAGATGCAGTAAACTATATTACAGAAAGACAATAA
- a CDS encoding GNAT family N-acetyltransferase gives MEQCTFEMISEEHIDEVRAIYLYYINHSTATFHKREISKDEMRELVIFNHSKYEGYVIKYAGVICGYVVLTQYKTREAFDQTAEVTIYLKHGYEGRGIGSLALLFIEGRAKTKKLHTLIGLICGENTGSIALFEKHCYKKCAHYKEVGYKFDRWLDLVCYQKIIT, from the coding sequence ATGGAGCAATGTACATTTGAAATGATTAGTGAAGAACATATAGATGAAGTAAGAGCTATTTATCTTTACTATATCAATCATTCAACAGCAACATTTCATAAAAGAGAAATATCAAAAGATGAAATGAGAGAGTTAGTTATATTTAATCATTCTAAATATGAAGGATACGTTATCAAATATGCAGGCGTTATATGCGGCTATGTGGTACTTACACAGTATAAAACAAGAGAAGCTTTTGATCAGACAGCAGAGGTAACCATTTATTTGAAACATGGGTATGAAGGACGAGGGATTGGTTCTTTGGCACTCCTTTTTATAGAAGGTCGTGCAAAAACAAAAAAACTTCATACACTTATAGGTCTTATATGTGGTGAAAATACAGGAAGTATAGCACTATTTGAGAAACATTGTTATAAGAAGTGTGCACATTACAAAGAAGTTGGGTATAAGTTTGATAGGTGGCTTGATCTTGTATGCTATCAGAAAATTATCACCTAA
- the fabK gene encoding enoyl-[acyl-carrier-protein] reductase FabK yields MNSICDMLGIKYPIFQGAMAWVSNHAIAAAVSKAGGLGIIAAGNAPADWLREEIRACKKVTDKPFGVNVMLLSPHADEVAKVVAEEGVKVVTTGAGNPGKYMELWKSKGIKVIPVVPSVAIAKRMEKEGADAIVAEGCESGGHIGELTTMALIPQVVDAVSIPVIAAGGIADGRGFAAAMMLGAQAVQIGTRFLVAEECTVHEAYKEKVLKATDIDTVVTGRSTGHPVRVFKNQMTRTFMKLEKEGTDLNKLEELGAGGLYRAVIEGDVMNGSVMAGQIAGLVKKRQPAEEIIEELMKELKEITLQRTHYINENM; encoded by the coding sequence ATGAATAGTATATGTGATATGCTGGGCATTAAATATCCTATATTTCAAGGTGCAATGGCGTGGGTAAGCAATCATGCCATTGCAGCGGCAGTATCAAAAGCAGGGGGTCTAGGCATTATAGCTGCAGGTAATGCACCAGCTGACTGGCTTAGAGAAGAAATAAGAGCATGCAAAAAGGTAACTGATAAACCTTTTGGTGTCAATGTTATGCTTCTTAGCCCCCATGCTGATGAAGTTGCAAAGGTGGTAGCAGAAGAAGGCGTAAAGGTTGTTACGACTGGTGCTGGTAACCCAGGGAAATATATGGAATTATGGAAATCTAAAGGTATAAAAGTTATTCCCGTTGTCCCATCTGTGGCTATTGCTAAAAGAATGGAAAAAGAGGGAGCTGATGCAATTGTTGCTGAAGGATGTGAATCTGGAGGGCACATTGGTGAGCTCACAACAATGGCTCTTATACCACAAGTAGTAGATGCAGTAAGTATTCCTGTTATAGCAGCTGGAGGCATCGCTGATGGCAGAGGTTTTGCAGCAGCAATGATGTTAGGCGCACAGGCAGTGCAAATCGGTACACGCTTTTTAGTAGCTGAAGAATGTACTGTGCATGAAGCTTATAAAGAAAAGGTATTAAAAGCTACAGATATTGATACTGTAGTAACAGGGAGATCAACAGGACATCCCGTCAGAGTATTTAAAAACCAAATGACAAGAACTTTTATGAAATTAGAAAAAGAGGGTACAGACTTAAATAAGCTTGAAGAGCTAGGTGCTGGAGGACTCTACAGAGCAGTAATAGAAGGTGATGTCATGAATGGCTCTGTTATGGCAGGACAAATTGCAGGCCTTGTTAAAAAAAGGCAGCCAGCAGAGGAAATTATTGAAGAACTTATGAAAGAATTAAAAGAAATAACACTGCAAAGAACACATTATATTAACGAAAACATGTAA
- a CDS encoding MarR family winged helix-turn-helix transcriptional regulator → MQNSIEVVNELLVNLFNDILTIEKAALDSGPFNDLTMTELHVIEAIGFAPRTMTEVASQLGITVGTLTTTINRLVKKEYVLRNHAQDDRRFVVITLTNKGKLAHRLHESFHATMVKSIVDGMSEEDNNILIESLKRLTEFFREQYDITK, encoded by the coding sequence TTGCAAAACTCTATAGAAGTAGTCAATGAACTGCTTGTAAATTTGTTTAATGATATACTTACAATTGAAAAAGCAGCCCTTGATAGTGGGCCGTTTAATGACTTAACGATGACAGAGTTACATGTTATAGAGGCAATTGGCTTTGCACCAAGGACAATGACTGAAGTAGCAAGCCAGTTAGGCATTACTGTAGGGACGCTTACAACTACTATTAATCGTCTTGTAAAAAAAGAGTATGTTCTTAGAAATCATGCTCAAGACGACAGACGATTTGTAGTGATTACACTGACAAATAAAGGGAAACTTGCCCATAGATTACATGAAAGTTTTCATGCGACGATGGTTAAAAGTATAGTAGACGGCATGTCAGAAGAAGATAATAATATACTTATTGAATCACTTAAGCGCTTAACTGAATTTTTTAGAGAGCAGTACGATATTACAAAATAA
- the fabZ gene encoding 3-hydroxyacyl-ACP dehydratase FabZ: MLNIQQIMEILPHRYPFLLVDKAEILENGAGVIGYKNVTMNEPFFQGHFPGLPVMPGVLIVEALAQVGAIAILSQEANKGKVAYLASVKEAKFRDKVLPGDILKLECSIIKQKGPMGIGKALATVDGKKVCEAEIMFAIG, encoded by the coding sequence ATGTTAAACATTCAGCAAATTATGGAGATTTTACCCCATAGATATCCCTTTCTACTTGTAGATAAGGCTGAAATACTAGAAAATGGCGCAGGTGTTATAGGGTACAAAAACGTTACAATGAATGAACCATTTTTTCAGGGACATTTTCCAGGACTGCCTGTAATGCCAGGAGTTCTTATCGTAGAGGCATTAGCACAAGTTGGTGCCATTGCTATTTTATCTCAAGAAGCAAATAAAGGTAAAGTTGCCTACCTTGCCTCGGTTAAAGAAGCTAAATTCAGAGACAAAGTACTGCCAGGAGATATTTTAAAGCTAGAGTGCTCGATTATTAAACAAAAAGGCCCCATGGGCATTGGTAAAGCACTAGCTACTGTAGATGGCAAAAAAGTGTGTGAAGCAGAAATTATGTTTGCTATAGGCTAA
- the accD gene encoding acetyl-CoA carboxylase, carboxyltransferase subunit beta → MLDNFIKRSKKYATANPQPKKTGIPEGMYVQCPGCKKSIYKTDLKTQLGVCPDCSYYYPLSPRARLATIADKGTFSELDKDMMSVNPLEFPDYEKKLVNYIDKTDQKEAVITGTAEIEGQKTVIGIMDSRFMMGSMGSVVGEKLTRAIEHATLHKLPVIIFTASGGARMQEGIFSLMQMAKTSAALARHDESGLLYISVLTDPTTGGVTASFAMLGDVILAEPGALVGFAGPRVIEQTIKQKLPEGFQRAEFLLEHGMIDAIVKRQEMRETLGRLLKLHQKEAK, encoded by the coding sequence ATGCTAGATAATTTCATTAAGCGATCAAAGAAATATGCTACTGCGAATCCTCAGCCAAAAAAAACAGGCATACCAGAAGGTATGTACGTTCAATGTCCAGGATGTAAGAAAAGTATCTATAAAACAGATCTTAAAACACAGCTTGGCGTATGTCCGGACTGTTCATATTATTATCCTCTTTCGCCCAGAGCAAGGCTTGCAACAATAGCTGATAAAGGAACTTTTAGTGAGCTCGACAAAGATATGATGAGTGTCAATCCATTAGAGTTCCCAGACTATGAAAAAAAGTTGGTTAATTATATTGATAAAACGGATCAAAAAGAAGCTGTTATAACAGGTACAGCTGAAATAGAGGGTCAAAAAACAGTTATTGGCATTATGGATTCGAGATTTATGATGGGAAGTATGGGCTCAGTTGTAGGTGAAAAGCTGACAAGAGCTATAGAACATGCAACACTTCATAAACTTCCAGTTATTATTTTTACAGCATCAGGCGGTGCGAGAATGCAGGAAGGTATTTTCTCCTTAATGCAAATGGCAAAAACAAGTGCAGCTTTAGCCAGACATGATGAAAGTGGACTTTTATATATAAGCGTACTTACCGACCCAACTACAGGAGGCGTAACAGCAAGTTTTGCCATGTTAGGGGATGTCATTTTGGCAGAACCAGGTGCACTCGTTGGATTTGCAGGACCTAGAGTAATCGAGCAGACCATTAAGCAAAAACTACCCGAAGGTTTTCAACGGGCAGAATTTCTGCTTGAGCATGGTATGATAGACGCCATTGTCAAAAGACAAGAGATGAGAGAAACTCTTGGACGTTTATTAAAACTCCATCAAAAGGAGGCTAAGTAA
- a CDS encoding acetyl-CoA carboxylase biotin carboxylase subunit yields the protein MIQKVLIANRGEIAVRIIRACQEMGIATVAVYSTADQEALHVKLADEAVCIGSPLSKDSYLNIENIISAAILTGSDAIHPGFGFLSENAKFAEICSQCDVKFIGPTADMIRMMGDKAKAREMMMQADVPVVPGSDGKIADAQSAKKIADQIGYPVMLKASAGGGGRGMRIVWEECELEKAFLSASSEASNAFGDGSMYMEKYVQNPRHIEFQILGDAYGNIVHLGERDCSLQRRHQKVIEEAPSPFLSEELRESMGEAAIRAAQAVNYENAGTIEFIVDKNGHFYFIEMNTRIQVEHPITEMITGVDLIKEQLKIASGEKLSLTTENIKLKGHAIECRINAENPYKNFRPCAGTVSELHLPGGRGVRIETGLYQGYKVPPTYDSMLAKIITYGDTREEAINIMERALGELVIGGLDTNIYFQYQLLNTKAFKEGNFDTSFIEKNLEAILEQGEDDDAR from the coding sequence GTGATTCAAAAAGTGCTTATCGCTAATAGAGGTGAAATAGCCGTTCGTATTATAAGAGCTTGCCAAGAAATGGGTATAGCAACTGTAGCTGTTTACTCTACTGCAGACCAAGAGGCGCTGCATGTTAAACTTGCTGACGAAGCTGTTTGTATAGGGAGTCCGCTTTCTAAGGACAGTTATCTCAATATAGAAAACATTATCAGTGCAGCAATTTTAACAGGCTCAGATGCTATTCACCCAGGTTTTGGATTTTTATCAGAAAATGCTAAGTTTGCAGAGATATGCAGTCAGTGTGATGTTAAATTCATAGGACCTACAGCTGATATGATCCGTATGATGGGAGATAAAGCAAAAGCCAGAGAAATGATGATGCAGGCAGATGTACCTGTAGTACCAGGTTCTGATGGCAAAATAGCAGATGCACAATCAGCCAAAAAGATTGCAGATCAAATAGGTTATCCTGTCATGCTAAAGGCCTCGGCAGGTGGTGGTGGTCGTGGAATGCGTATTGTATGGGAAGAGTGTGAGCTTGAAAAAGCTTTCTTATCAGCAAGCAGTGAAGCGAGTAATGCTTTTGGTGATGGCAGTATGTATATGGAAAAATATGTACAAAACCCACGCCATATAGAATTTCAAATATTAGGTGACGCTTATGGCAATATTGTACATCTAGGCGAAAGAGATTGCTCACTTCAAAGGCGACATCAAAAAGTTATAGAAGAGGCCCCCTCACCTTTTTTAAGTGAAGAACTTAGAGAAAGTATGGGAGAAGCAGCTATTAGAGCTGCTCAGGCAGTTAACTATGAGAATGCAGGAACTATTGAGTTTATTGTGGATAAAAATGGACATTTTTACTTTATAGAAATGAATACACGTATTCAAGTAGAGCATCCTATTACAGAGATGATAACAGGTGTAGATCTTATTAAAGAACAGCTAAAAATTGCATCTGGAGAAAAACTAAGTCTTACCACAGAAAATATTAAGTTAAAAGGACATGCAATTGAATGTCGTATTAATGCTGAAAATCCATACAAAAACTTTAGACCTTGTGCAGGCACTGTATCAGAGCTTCATCTTCCAGGTGGTCGCGGGGTTAGAATAGAAACAGGGTTATATCAAGGGTACAAAGTACCGCCTACTTATGATTCGATGCTTGCAAAGATTATTACCTATGGGGATACGAGAGAAGAAGCTATCAACATTATGGAAAGGGCTTTGGGGGAGTTAGTTATAGGTGGTTTAGATACGAATATCTATTTCCAATATCAACTACTTAACACCAAGGCATTTAAAGAAGGTAATTTTGATACTTCCTTTATTGAAAAAAACCTAGAAGCAATTTTAGAACAGGGAGAGGATGACGATGCTAGATAA
- the fabF gene encoding beta-ketoacyl-ACP synthase II yields MSNRVVVTGMGVVSPVGNDIDTYWNNLKEGVSGIKLISDANHLEELQVKVAGEVTDFQPEKHMDKKEQRRLAKFSQFAIYASKEALEQAGIDMTKEDPTRVGVIIGSGIGGLGVIEEEAKKLREKGAKRISPLFVPMAIVNMAAGNVSIYTGAKGICSTVVTACASGTHSIGEAFRALKQGINDVIIAGGTEACITPLGIAGFSALTALSSSSDPKRASIPFDKERDGFVMGEGAGVLVLETLEHAKKRGARILAEVVGYGATGDAYHITSPMPDGEGATKAIQEAINEAGIDPSEIDYINAHGTSTPYNDKIETLAIKKVFGYDTKVAISSTKSMTGHLLGAAGGIEAVAIVKAVEEDFVPPTIGHQVSDEECDLDYVPNVGRAMKVKYAMSNSLGFGGHNASIIVKKWEDEV; encoded by the coding sequence ATGAGTAATAGAGTAGTTGTTACTGGGATGGGAGTCGTATCCCCTGTAGGTAATGATATCGATACTTATTGGAATAATTTAAAAGAAGGCGTGAGTGGTATTAAACTTATCTCCGATGCAAATCATTTGGAAGAATTACAAGTAAAGGTTGCAGGAGAAGTCACAGACTTTCAGCCAGAAAAACATATGGATAAAAAAGAGCAAAGAAGACTTGCGAAATTTTCTCAGTTTGCTATTTATGCTAGTAAAGAAGCATTAGAGCAGGCGGGTATAGATATGACTAAAGAAGATCCTACTAGAGTGGGCGTTATCATCGGAAGTGGTATAGGTGGACTCGGTGTTATAGAAGAAGAAGCGAAAAAGCTAAGAGAAAAAGGTGCTAAAAGAATATCTCCGCTTTTTGTACCTATGGCTATTGTAAATATGGCAGCAGGCAATGTATCTATTTATACAGGTGCAAAGGGTATTTGTTCAACAGTTGTAACAGCTTGTGCATCGGGTACCCATTCAATTGGTGAAGCCTTTAGAGCACTTAAACAAGGTATTAATGATGTCATTATTGCAGGTGGTACTGAGGCATGTATTACACCCCTTGGTATAGCTGGCTTTAGTGCACTTACGGCACTTAGCAGTTCAAGTGATCCTAAAAGAGCATCTATTCCATTTGATAAAGAGCGAGATGGCTTTGTTATGGGAGAAGGTGCGGGTGTTTTAGTACTTGAAACACTAGAACATGCAAAGAAAAGAGGGGCACGTATTCTTGCAGAAGTAGTAGGGTATGGCGCAACAGGAGATGCCTATCATATTACCTCCCCTATGCCTGATGGTGAAGGGGCGACAAAAGCAATCCAAGAAGCTATTAATGAAGCTGGTATTGATCCAAGTGAAATAGATTACATCAATGCTCATGGTACAAGTACACCTTACAATGATAAGATAGAAACACTAGCTATTAAAAAAGTATTTGGGTATGACACTAAGGTAGCTATTAGTTCAACTAAATCGATGACAGGACATCTTTTAGGAGCAGCTGGTGGTATAGAAGCAGTGGCTATTGTTAAAGCTGTAGAAGAGGATTTTGTTCCGCCTACAATTGGCCATCAGGTTTCAGATGAAGAATGTGATTTAGATTATGTACCTAATGTAGGAAGAGCGATGAAAGTTAAATATGCAATGAGTAATTCACTAGGATTTGGCGGACATAATGCAAGTATTATAGTCAAAAAGTGGGAGGATGAAGTATAG
- the fabG gene encoding 3-oxoacyl-[acyl-carrier-protein] reductase — MLKDKVAIVTGSVRGIGKEIAMLYAENGAKVVINYPMHSMGQEAKAVVEEIEEKGGSAVAICADISNFEESKALIDKTINHFGKLDILVNNAGITRDMLLLRMTEEEFDQVIAVNLKGVFNCTKHATKVMLKTGGSVINMASVVGLAGNVGQCNYAASKAGIIGFTKSAAREFGQKNIRINAIAPGFIVSEMTNVLPDAVKEATTSNIPMKRYGSMKDVANTALFLASDLATYITGETIRVDGGMAM, encoded by the coding sequence ATGCTAAAAGATAAGGTTGCAATCGTTACAGGAAGTGTAAGAGGAATAGGAAAAGAAATCGCTATGCTTTACGCAGAGAACGGCGCAAAGGTTGTTATTAATTACCCGATGCACAGCATGGGCCAAGAAGCCAAAGCAGTAGTTGAAGAAATAGAAGAAAAAGGCGGCAGTGCTGTTGCTATTTGTGCGGATATTTCAAACTTTGAAGAATCAAAAGCACTTATTGATAAGACGATCAATCACTTTGGCAAACTAGATATTCTTGTAAATAATGCAGGGATAACGAGAGATATGCTGCTTCTAAGAATGACAGAAGAAGAATTTGATCAAGTTATTGCTGTTAATCTAAAAGGCGTGTTTAACTGTACAAAACATGCTACAAAAGTTATGTTAAAAACTGGCGGCAGTGTTATTAATATGGCATCTGTAGTTGGACTTGCAGGCAATGTAGGACAGTGTAATTATGCAGCATCAAAAGCTGGTATTATCGGATTTACAAAATCCGCAGCAAGAGAATTCGGACAAAAAAATATTCGTATCAATGCTATTGCGCCAGGCTTTATTGTATCAGAGATGACAAATGTTCTTCCAGATGCAGTAAAAGAAGCAACAACAAGTAATATTCCAATGAAACGCTATGGAAGCATGAAAGACGTAGCAAATACAGCATTGTTTTTAGCAAGTGACCTTGCAACTTATATTACAGGAGAAACAATTAGAGTAGACGGCGGTATGGCAATGTAA